Below is a genomic region from Methanofollis sp. UBA420.
GTCTTCAACGCGCGGGAGATGCTGGAGGATGCCTATGAAAAGAGGGACCTCACGTACGAGGGCATGGAAACAGAAGACGGCCGCACCGTCAGGGTCGTCGAGATTGCGGGGAACGAGTCCCTCGGCGAGGCCCCGGGCCGCTTCAGGGATCCGGTGTACCGGATCAGGGCGTCGGCCGATGCAGAGACCGGCGTCCTTGCCGGGGCAACCTTCTATGGCCGGGACGGGCGGGAACTGGTGCGGTTCACCTTCAAGGACATGGTCGCCGACCCGGAGGTCCCGCCCGGCACCTTCTCCTTCGTCCCGCCGCCAGGGACGGAAGTGACGCGGGCGCGGACCGTTGCCGTCACACCGATGGTCTTCTTCGAGCGTGCCGAGGTCCCCGAAGAGGTGCGGTCCCCTCGTGCCTCCCTCCCGGCTACGCCTTCCGGGAAGGTGTTCTCCTGCCCGACTGGTACTCGTCGCTCACCTTCACGAACACCGCCGGGGACACCCTCAGGCTGGTCGCCCGTCCCGCCGACCTCCCCGACCCCGCCCCGCCCCGCCCCGCGGCACGCCTGAAGAGGTGGCAGTCGGGGATGTTTCCGGAAAACTGTACCGCGGCGACGGCCCCGACGTCCTCGTCTGGACGGAGGGTGAAACCCTTTTCAAACTCACCGGCGTGGTCGAAGAGGAGGAGATGGTGCGGGTCGCGGCGTCGATCGAAACCCTCTCCTGACCCCCTATCAGTGCCGAACTATTTCCCTGTCAAGGACCTCCGCAACCGCAACGAGTTCATCGAAGATCCGGTCGGCGTCCTTCCGCATCTCCACGACCGCGGCCGCAAGACTCCCGCCCCGCAGGTAGATAAGTTTTTTTCTGCGGTAGAGGAGGCCGGTGGCGACGAGGTTTCGCACGTGGTGGTTCACCCGCGCCGGCGTGATCGCAAGTCTCTCCGCGATCCTCGCCGACGAGACGCCGGGTTCCTCCGCGACCTCCTCCAGGATCTGGAGGACGACCCTCTCTGCCGTCGTGTCGAGGTCGCGCCCGTGGGTGAGGCCGAGACTCTCGCAGAACCACGAAAATTTCTCTTCTGTCCCCGGTGCCTGCGGCCTTTCGACGACCCTGAGGGAGATGCGCTGGTCGATCATGGTAACACCCTGAAGAACATGTACCATCCCGTTTGAACCGATATCATATATAGTAAATTGATATCATCTCAACGTAAATACGACACATATATATAGAACTGCAAACCACAGTAATAGTAGATCCTGCAACACGGATACCAGACGTGATGAAATGACAAAAATTCAGCCTATCGGTGAAAGAGTTCTCATAAAGCAGGAGAGATCCGAGGAAAAGACAATAACCGGGATTTATCTCCCTGACTCTGCACAGGAGAAGCGGAAAGAAGGGACAGTCATTGCCATCGGCACCTTTGAAGACGGACGCCCTCTCCCCGTCGCTGCCGGGGACCATGTCATCTATGGAGGTTACTCGGCCGAAGAGATCGAGATCGACGGCGAGAAGCACCTCTTTGTCGAGTGGAAGGACATCCTTGCGAAGGTGGAGTGAATAATCTATGGCATCATCAAGCAAGCAGATCATGTTCAGGGAAGATGCGAGGAAGGCCCTCCTCGCCGGCGTCAACAAGGTCGCTGACACCGTCAAGATCACACTCGGCCCGAAAGGCCGCAATGTCGTCCTCGACCGGGGCAGCAGGCCCCTTGTCACCAACGACGGCGTGACCATCGCAAAAGAGATCACCCTCCGCGACCGCTTCGAGAATATGGGGGCGAAACTCGTGAAGGAAGTCGCCTCGAAGACACAGGACACCACCGGCGACGGCACCACGACCGCGACGATCCTCGCGCAGGCGATGCTCGTTGAGGGGATGAAGAACATCGCCGCCGGCGCGAACCCGGTCGATGTGAAGCGCGGCATCGACCGTGCGGTTTCCTCTGTCGTCGACGGCCTCAGGAAACAGAGCATCCCGGTGAACGATAAGGAGAAGATCGTCCAGGTCGCCACCGTCTCCGCCAACAACGACGAGGAGATCGGCACCCTCATCGCCGCCGCCATGGAGAAGGTCGGCTACAATGGCGTCATCTCGGTCGAGAACTCGAAGACCCTGGAGACCACCCTCACTGTCGAGGAAGGCATGCAGTTCGCCCGCGGCTACATCTCGCCGTACATGGTCACCGACCAGGAGCAGATGGTCTGCGAGTTCGAAGACCCGGCCGTCCTCATCACTGATAAGAAAATCTCGACTGTCAAGCAGATCGTCCCGGCCCTGGAGATGGCGGCGTCCGAGGGCAAACCCCTCCTGATCATCGCCGACGATGTGGACGGCGACGCCCAGGCAGCCCTTGTCCTCAACGTCATCCGCGGCGCCCTCAAGGTCTGCGCCGTGAAGGCCCCGGGATTCGGCGAAGATAAGAACGCCATCCTCGACGATATCGCCGTCCTCACCGGTGCAACGGTCATCTCCGAGGCAAAGGGGCTGAAGCTCGAGGACTTCACCGACGATATGCTTGGCCATGCCAGGAACGTCAGGATAGACCACGACAAGACTGTGATCGTCGGCGGGAAGGGTGCGAAGTCCGCGATCGAGGAGAGGAAGGCGCTCCTTGAGTCCAGGATCAAGATTGCCGACACCGAGTACCGCACGAAGAACCTCCAGAAGCGTCTCGCCAAACTCGGCGGCGGCGTGGCCGTGATCAGAGTCGGGGCCGCGACCGAGACCGAGCAGAAGGAGAAGAAGATGCGGATCGACGATGCTCTCAATGCCACCAAGGCGGCGGTCGAGGAAGGCGTCGTTGCAGGCGGTGGCGTCACCCTCTTCAGGGCCCAGAACGCACTCGACGGCCTGAAACTCGAAGGCGACCAGACGATCGGTGTCAGCATCGTCAGGCGTGCCCTGGAAGAACCCCTCAGGCAGATCGCGGCGAACGCCGGTGTCGAGGGCGCCGAGGTCGTCGCCCGGGTCAGGGCCGAGGCAAATCCGAATGTCGGCTACAACGCAAAGAAGGACTGCATCGAAGACCTCGTCGCCGCCGGCGTCCTCGACCCGACAAAGGTCGTGCGGAGCGGTCTCCAGAACGCCGCATCCATCGCGGGGATGCTCCTCACCACCGAGGCGGCCGTCACCGACTTCGACGACGAAAAGGACGAGAAGACCCGGGCCATCATCATCTGATCTTCCTGATCCATCCTCTTTTTAGTCCATCTTCTTATTCTGATAAGTTCTGGCCCGGACCTGGTGATTGGGACTATCCGCACCAGGGGAAACATTTTAACTGCCTGGATCGATCGGAGCGCGCATGGGGTGGGAAGTGTCTGAGACCATGAAATCTGCATGGTGATTGGAGTGTGGCCATCAGTAAGAGCATTTGTATTCTCTTTCTCTTCTCTTCTGTATTGTGAAAGTGACCGAGAATCCTTTAATTGTTAAATGAATTGATCATAACTCATAAATATACAAATATTGCAATTAAAATCAAGGGACGTTCATAGAGCGCCCCGAAGGGGGCTGGAGATCGATTGAAACCCCTCCGAACCCCCGGAACCTTCGGAGACAGTTCAGGATTCTCGTTCATCAGAGGTAAGCCTTTCGCTCTGCTTCCGAAGAAATTGAGCAGGAGGATGAAAAATGAGAAAGGACTTAAGTATTTATGCAGTACTCATCGCGTTCATTGCGGTGGGTTTTGTATGTGTTGTGCCTGCAATGGCGACCGATGGTGATGAAATCGTGCCTTACAGGGCTATATTCCCGGTCTGTGGAAATCCGGCGGATCAGATGTACTCTGATGTGTCGGGAAACCGGGTAGTCTGGCAGGATTATAGGAATGGAAACTGGGATATCTACATGTACGACCTCTCAACTGGCACCGAAAGGGCGATCTGCACCGCTTCTGGTGGTCAATATTCGCCGCGGATCGACGGCAACCGGATTGTCTGGCAGGATGAGAGGAATGGTGATGCCGATATCTACATGTACGACCTCTCCACAGGCACCGAGACGCGGGTCTGTTCCAATGGTTATGACCAGACATCTCCCAGGATCGATGGTGACCGGATCGTCTGGACTGATATGCGGAACGGCAATTCCGATATCTACATGACAGACCTCAATTATGGGTATCAGGTCCCGATCTGTACTGCGCCGGGTATCCAGTCATGGGTGGAGATAGATGGTGACCGTATCGTCTGGACTGATCTGCGGAACGGGAACTATGATCTGTATATGTACGACCTCTCGACCGGTACTGAGACTCTGATCGCCGCAGGTTCTGGATACTATGTATCCGCTGATATCTCAGGAAACTACATCGTCAGTGAAGAAGGCAGCCGTAGTGATATTTTCCTGTATGATCTCTCCACCGGGACCAGATCAGCGATCTGCACCGCACGCGGCGACCAGCACGCCCCGAAGATCGATGGAAACCAGATCGTATGGTTCGACTCGCGTGACAGTGACTATGACATCTACAGTTATGATATCTCAAGCGGTGTCGAGACGGCGATCTGTACGGTGCCGGGAAATAAGCAGGTCCCGCAGGTCGACAATGGTAAAGTCGTCTGGATGGATCAGCGCAGTGGAAACTGGGATATCTACCTGTATGTGCCCTGAAAAATCTCTCTTTTTTCTTGAAAATGTCCGGCGTCCTGAAGGAGACGGAGGATCCCGTACTTTTTGCGGAACAGATTGTAATTGGCACCGCCTCAAAACAGTTTGTATTTCGTAAGGTATCCGCTCATTCTCTCCTCACGTCTGTTTTATGTTCACCTGATCATTCGTGTGCGGGAAAATATGGCCCTCTCCCATGAAACCTCCCACCATCTTATAAATCCCATCGGGACCCATGATCTTCCATGATTTCGGATCGTGAACAGGCGGTCTTCGAGGCCGGGATCAAACTCGGCGCCCTGTACCACCAGTGGGTCGGCACCCCGATCTCGCGGGCGACGGCCGAGAGCGTGGAGACGGCGATCGAAGGGGCTGTCGGCCTCCAGCCGTATGTGACTGCAATCAGGGTGCGGTTGAACCGCGACCTCATGACCCAGAACCCCTTCGGCTACTCAGAACTCACCGGTGCGATGTTCTCCGTGGAGATCACCACCGTCTACGGGAAGGCCCGGTGCGTCGCCGCCCTCGACTACACCGGCGAGTACCCCCTCATGTCCATCAGGTCCATTGATGAAACTCCCTGAGACCCCGATCACAGACGACCACATCCACTTCAACCCCCATAGAGGGCGGGGCGTGGAGGCGGCGAAGGACTTTCGGCGGGCCGGCGGGACGCACGTCTTCTACGTCTCCCTCCCTGCCTACTCCCTCGGCATCTGCCCGACGACTGCAGACGACTTTGCAGCCTCCTTCGAGGAGACCCTGCGGATCGCCGACCTCGTCAGAACCGGCGCCGGCATCACTGTCTTTCCCGTCCTCGGCGTCCACCCGATCGAGGTGCTGAAGTACGCCGACCGCCTCGGCCTTCCGGCCGCAGAGGCGCTCGCCTGCGCCGGCCTCGACGTCGCCGCACGCCTCGTTGCCGGGGGCAGGGCCGTCGGCCTGAAGAGCGGCCGCCCCCACTTCCCTGTCACCGAGGAGGTCGCCGCCGCCTCGGAGCGGGTGCTCGTCCATGCCCTCGAACTCGCGGCCGACCTCGGGTGCGCCCTTCAGGTCCATGCCGAAAGCGGGCCGTGCGCCGACATCGTCGACCTCGCGAAG
It encodes:
- the groES gene encoding co-chaperone GroES, with amino-acid sequence MTKIQPIGERVLIKQERSEEKTITGIYLPDSAQEKRKEGTVIAIGTFEDGRPLPVAAGDHVIYGGYSAEEIEIDGEKHLFVEWKDILAKVE
- the groL gene encoding chaperonin GroEL (60 kDa chaperone family; promotes refolding of misfolded polypeptides especially under stressful conditions; forms two stacked rings of heptamers to form a barrel-shaped 14mer; ends can be capped by GroES; misfolded proteins enter the barrel where they are refolded when GroES binds); amino-acid sequence: MASSSKQIMFREDARKALLAGVNKVADTVKITLGPKGRNVVLDRGSRPLVTNDGVTIAKEITLRDRFENMGAKLVKEVASKTQDTTGDGTTTATILAQAMLVEGMKNIAAGANPVDVKRGIDRAVSSVVDGLRKQSIPVNDKEKIVQVATVSANNDEEIGTLIAAAMEKVGYNGVISVENSKTLETTLTVEEGMQFARGYISPYMVTDQEQMVCEFEDPAVLITDKKISTVKQIVPALEMAASEGKPLLIIADDVDGDAQAALVLNVIRGALKVCAVKAPGFGEDKNAILDDIAVLTGATVISEAKGLKLEDFTDDMLGHARNVRIDHDKTVIVGGKGAKSAIEERKALLESRIKIADTEYRTKNLQKRLAKLGGGVAVIRVGAATETEQKEKKMRIDDALNATKAAVEEGVVAGGGVTLFRAQNALDGLKLEGDQTIGVSIVRRALEEPLRQIAANAGVEGAEVVARVRAEANPNVGYNAKKDCIEDLVAAGVLDPTKVVRSGLQNAASIAGMLLTTEAAVTDFDDEKDEKTRAIII
- a CDS encoding winged helix-turn-helix transcriptional regulator — its product is MIDQRISLRVVERPQAPGTEEKFSWFCESLGLTHGRDLDTTAERVVLQILEEVAEEPGVSSARIAERLAITPARVNHHVRNLVATGLLYRRKKLIYLRGGSLAAAVVEMRKDADRIFDELVAVAEVLDREIVRH
- a CDS encoding DUF4367 domain-containing protein — its product is MAVGDVSGKLYRGDGPDVLVWTEGETLFKLTGVVEEEEMVRVAASIETLS
- a CDS encoding TatD family hydrolase; this encodes MKLPETPITDDHIHFNPHRGRGVEAAKDFRRAGGTHVFYVSLPAYSLGICPTTADDFAASFEETLRIADLVRTGAGITVFPVLGVHPIEVLKYADRLGLPAAEALACAGLDVAARLVAGGRAVGLKSGRPHFPVTEEVAAASERVLVHALELAADLGCALQVHAESGPCADIVDLAKKAGMNPGRVVKHYATPDTPLMPSFLAKQEGLAAMARAGRRFTMETDYMDENSRPGAVLGPKSVPRVTRHLLETGAITEDDAWRIHAETPAAVYGVEITL
- a CDS encoding dihydroneopterin aldolase family protein → MISDREQAVFEAGIKLGALYHQWVGTPISRATAESVETAIEGAVGLQPYVTAIRVRLNRDLMTQNPFGYSELTGAMFSVEITTVYGKARCVAALDYTGEYPLMSIRSIDETP